One window from the genome of Thermodesulfovibrionales bacterium encodes:
- a CDS encoding DUF488 domain-containing protein, producing MSQKIVYTLGTDRRSEEDFIEILNAHDIECVIDVRRFPTSKLSQFKRENFEDFLKADGFRYYFMGEGLGGYRKGGYPAYILTEEFLNALQDLLKVIETCPSVIVCSEKFPWKCHRRWIARELRRRGWKVIHIIEKDRLWIPD from the coding sequence ATGTCTCAAAAAATCGTATATACCCTTGGCACTGACAGGCGGTCAGAAGAAGATTTCATTGAGATACTTAATGCCCATGATATAGAATGCGTGATTGATGTAAGAAGATTCCCTACAAGTAAACTAAGCCAGTTTAAAAGAGAAAATTTTGAGGATTTTTTAAAGGCAGATGGTTTCCGTTATTATTTCATGGGTGAGGGTCTTGGAGGTTACAGAAAGGGTGGATATCCAGCCTATATTTTGACAGAAGAATTTCTTAATGCACTGCAGGATCTTCTGAAAGTGATAGAGACCTGTCCATCTGTCATTGTTTGTTCTGAAAAATTTCCCTGGAAGTGCCACAGAAGATGGATTGCAAGAGAATTAAGAAGAAGGGGTTGGAAGGTTATCCATATAATTGAAAAAGACAGACTGTGGATACCTGATTAA